A part of Heliangelus exortis chromosome 3, bHelExo1.hap1, whole genome shotgun sequence genomic DNA contains:
- the ADGRF5 gene encoding adhesion G protein-coupled receptor F5 isoform X4, producing MPSPTTAGLHCLFLLVTACCQTSQDSNFNPFMQYVIETSLEEENFQPEIQRQKRNMLIFDLPPLEYTIDIEMSLMDSSFLELIREYFKKLHLPISTNISNAEMTISNINVTTVCLSSCCSCEDGYAWPSQGCSDLKACPPASPAPALSCGYVKEMPFSGPYCEPRTEDSCGMGDPVVLNMSVRLDTDFSDDLSNSSSELHRQYKADLEKAFNDSYRCLPGFVSATVTGFRPGSVFVNYQVKAGAASFDQIAESNKLVPQFVNDSYRLNKSTFTTEITDQTNFIVTPVEIFEGDTVILICEINSTSENVTWYHFDQIISTSLRYSVEKKVSRRTSRAILKIINSTIEDSGSYTCTFTNSNQLYTLLYKATKTIAVSLLYITSNFNDLDVTCNSPEMQTNSPLLSCCIDKQLPSLTGDWKVNGAINIAGIPSFTENCTEYKLIIKESLCPPDKAGTVTTYTCELHTGHGAKRSQHIRVRYFRAAQVTISSSTNSFVSEGYSFNLTCVSDVSNYDSISWKIQSGNNIKPVDCGTCIKNSRFPDMSVLTVKSATKEWNGTYICTFYQQHLQSSANMTIEVISLPLKQNILIDPIEASIPCTAQQTLECCVSADTMGNYSFEFVAEDIDCEAGKKNKGKLLCYMCKYRGRECSKEKNLTAYCKIMNSIEQEVRSENITLILKPGQEVSCSGNLGIGIEGSTLIKPCCQPNNKGGFTRGKIIYTCSNKSWMVKRNDCLSVPINNLLTSAESLVYSPESRAKLPSYLAELKEQTQRALSSGENSSANIGAIVSILDMISSIPADAEPAIITDFLSTVDSIVSKSTTKAWEDLEKQTVNSSSILNSVEKFSLLLQPVNNVIPPVSVKTLQLQGIVVTGKNTRNYNKNFRSTENLTVDVSIDRTEIETLTQNSTIISVMYSNLGHLLPQNEPEYVNGLLISTTVSSNRSQKFYINMTFAKKDLFLKTPQCVFWNFTLRKTEGGWDTRGCTPTEVDDYVICSCNHLTAFSILMSPDKSSQLIFEDFITYIGLGISILSLVACIIIESLVWKYVTNNTTSYMRHVCILNIATSLLIADTWFIVTASISDQNQQISRDICLVATFFIHLFYLCVFFWMLSLGLILFYRLVFILHDTSKTAQKAVAFFLGYGCPFVIAVITIAVTLPKNSYTRKDVCWLNWKDSKALLAFVLPALIIVALNLFITAVVIIKILRPTIGDRTNRQEKNSLFQIGKSVAILTPLLGLTWGFGLATIIKNSHRAFHILFALLNVLQGLFILVFGTLWDKKILEALLKRNSVSKWSSQQTKRLSLAQ from the exons ATGCCATCCCCAACCACTGCAGGTCTCCACTGCCTGTTTCTCCTGGTCACAGCATGCTGCCAGACATCACAGGACTCAAACTTCAATCCATTCATGCAATATGTA attGAAACTTCACTAGAAGAGGAAAACTTCCAGCCAGAGATCCAAAGGCAAAAGAGAAACA tgcTTATTTTTGACCTTCCCCCTCTGGAGTACACTATTGACATTGAAATGAGCCTTATGGATTCATCTTTTCTGGAGCTGATCAGAGAGTATTTCAAAAAACTTCATCTTCCAATTTcaacaaatatttcaaatgctGAAATGACAATTTCAAACATCAACGTCACAACAG TCTGTCTGTCTAGCTGCTGTTCCTGTGAGGATGGATATGCCTGGCCAAGTCAGGGCTGTAGTGACTTGAAAGCCtgccctcctgccagcccagcacctgcCCTCTCCTGTGGCTACGTGAAGGAAATGCCTTTCTCTGGGCCTTACTGTGAGCCTCGGACTGAAG aCTCCTGTGGAATGGGAGACCCCGTTGTATTGAATATGTCAGTCAGACTCGACACAGACTTTTCTGATGATCTCAGCAATTCTTCTTCTGAATTACACAGACAATACAAAGCTGACCTTGAAAAAGCG TTCAATGATAGCTACAGGTGTTTACCAGGCTTCGTATCAGCAACAGTAACTGGTTTCAG GCCTGGAAGTGTTTTTGTGAACTACCAAGtaaaagcaggagcagcaagCTTTGACCAGATAGCAGAATCCAACAAGCTTGTACCACAATTTGTAAATGACTCGTACAGGCTGAACAAATCTACCTTCACAACAGAAATAACTG ATCAGACAAACTTCATTGTGACTCCTGTGGAGATTTTTGAAGGGGATACTGTAATACTCATTTGTGAGATAAATTCAACATCTGAGAATGTGACCTGGTACCACTTTGATCAGATCATCTCAACCAGCTTGAGATATTCAGTGGAGAAAAAAGTTTCAAGGAGAACCTCGAGAGCAATTCTTAAAATCATCAACAGCACAATAGAGGATTCTG GTTCCTACACGTGCACTTTCACAAACAGCAATCAGTTGTACACGTTGCTGTACAAGGCCACAAAAACAATAGCAGTCTCTCTGCTCTACATTACTTCAAATTTTAATGACCTCGATGTCACCTGCAACAGTCCTGAAATGCAGACAAACagtcctctcctgtcctgttgCATTGACAAGCAGCTCCCATCACTTACTGGAGACTGGAAAGTAAATGGAGCAATCAATATTGCAG GAATCCCCAGCTTCACTGAAAACTGCACTGAATACAAACTCATCATCAAAGAATCACTCTGCCCTCCTGATAAGGCAGGTACAGTGACAACCTACACGTGTGAGCTGCACACTGGACACGGTGCCAAGCGCAGCCAGCACATCAGAGTGAGGTATTTCAGGGCAG CTCAAGTAACCATTTCTTCAAGCACAAATTCATTTGTTTCTGAGGGATACTCGTTCAACCTAACCTGTGTAAGTGATGTGAGCAACTATGACAGCATCAGTTGGAAAATCCAGTCTGGAAATAACATAAAACCAGTAGACTGTGGAACGTGCATCAAAAATAGCAGATTTCCAGACATGTCTGTGCTCACAGTGAAGAGTGCCACAAAGGAATGGAATG GCACCTACATCTGTACATTCTaccagcagcacctgcagagctctgccaatATGACAATTGAGGTTATTTCCTTGCCTCTGAAGCAGAACATCCTGATAGATCCCATTGAAGCATCAATACCATGCACTGCACAGCAAACCCTTGAGTGTTGCGTGAGTGCTGACACCATGGGGAATTACAGCTTTGAATTTGTGGCTGAAGATATAGATTGTGAAGCTG GGAAAAAGAATAAGGGAAAGTTGCTTTGCTACATGTGCAAATACAGAGGAAGAGAatgcagcaaagagaaaaacctcACAGCATATTGCAAGATTATGAACAGCATTGAACAGGAAGTCAGGAGTGAAAATATAACACTGATCCTGAAACCTG GTCAGGAAGTTTCATGCTCTGGTAACCTTGGTATTGGAATAGAAGGGAGCACATTAATAAAGCCATGCTGTCAGCCAAATAACAAAGGAGGTTTTACCCGAGGCAAAATAATTTACACCTGCTCCAACAAATCATGGATGGTTAAAAGGAATGACTGTCTGTCTGTACCAATAAACAACCTGCTGACTAGTGCTGAG TCCTTGGTCTACAGTCCTGAGTCAAGAGCAAAGCTACCCAGCTACCTTGCAGAGCTTAAGGAACAGACACAAAGAGCCTTAAGCTCAGGAGAGAATTCTTCTGCAAACATAGGTGCAATTGTTAGCATCCTGGATATGatctcctccatcccagcagaTGCAGAGCCAGCCATAATTACA GATTTCCTCTCCACAGTGGACTCTATTGTGTCTAAGTCTACAACTAAAGCTTGGGAAGACCTGGAAAAGCAGACAGTCAATAGTTCCTCAATACTGAATTCCGTAGAAAAattttccctgctcctccaaCCAGTTAATAATGTCATTCCTCCTGTCTCTGTAAAAACCCTTCAGCTACAAGGTATAGTTGTCACAGGAAAGAACACCAGAAATTACAATAAGAACTTCCGCAGTACAGAAAACCTCACAGTTGATGTGTCCATTGACAGAACTGAAATTGAAACTCTAACCCAAAATTCAACCATCATCAGTGTGATGTACTCAAACCTTGGACATCTTTTGCCTCAGAATGAGCCTGAGTATGTGAATGGCTTGTTGATATCAACAACTGTGAGCAGTAACAGAAGCCAGAAGTTTTATATTAATATGACCTTTgcaaagaaagatttatttctaAAGACACCCCAGTGTGTCTTTTGGAACTTCACACTCAGAAAAACTGAAGGGGGCTGGGACACTCGTGGCTGCACACCCACAGAGGTGGATGATTATGTCATTTGCTCCTGCAATCACTTGACAGCATTCTCCATTCTGATGTCACCTGACAAATCCTCCCAGCTGATCTTTGAAGATTTTATTACCTACATCGGCCTGGGCATTTCAATCTTGAGTTTGGTGGCCTGCATTATAATCGAATCCTTAGTCTGGAAATATGTGACAAACAACACGACCTCCTACATGCGCCATGTCTGTATACTCAACATAGCGACATCACTCCTGATTGCTGACACCTGGTTCATTGTCACTGCCTCCATCAGTGACCAAAACCAACAGATAAGCAGAGATATCTGCCTTGTGGCCACCTTCTTCATCCATTTGTTCTACCTGTGTGTCTTTTTCTGGATGCTCAGCCTGGGCCTCATTCTTTTCTACAGACTGGTCTTCATCTTGCATGACACAAGCAAGACCGCTCAGAAAGCAGTGGCATTCTTCCTGGGATATGGCTGCCCCTTTGTCATTGCAGTCATCACCATTGCTGTCACACTGCCAAAGAACAGTTACACCAGAAAGGATGTCTGCTGGCTCAACTGGAAGGACAGCAAAGCTCTCTTGGCCTTCGTCCTACCTGCCCTGATCATCGTCGCCTTGAATTTGTTCATCACCGCGGTTGTTATCATAAAAATACTGAGGCCAACTATTGGGGACAGGACAAACAGGCAGGAGAAGAACTCTTTGTTTCAGATTGGCAAAAGTGTGGCCATCTTGACACCACTGTTAGGCCTCACCTGGGGATTTGGCCTTGCCACCATTATCAAAAACAGCCATCGAGCCTTCCACATCCTCTTTGCTCTGCTCAATGTTTTGCAG GGCTTATTCATTTTGGTGTTTGGGACTCTCTGGGATAAGAAG aTCCTAGAAGCCCTGCTGAAGAGGAattcagtgtccaaatggagtTCACAGCAAACAAAG aGACTTTCTCTGGCCCAGTGA
- the ADGRF5 gene encoding adhesion G protein-coupled receptor F5 isoform X3: MLIFDLPPLEYTIDIEMSLMDSSFLELIREYFKKLHLPISTNISNAEMTISNINVTTVCLSSCCSCEDGYAWPSQGCSDLKACPPASPAPALSCGYVKEMPFSGPYCEPRTEDSCGMGDPVVLNMSVRLDTDFSDDLSNSSSELHRQYKADLEKAFNDSYRCLPGFVSATVTGFRPGSVFVNYQVKAGAASFDQIAESNKLVPQFVNDSYRLNKSTFTTEITDQTNFIVTPVEIFEGDTVILICEINSTSENVTWYHFDQIISTSLRYSVEKKVSRRTSRAILKIINSTIEDSGSYTCTFTNSNQLYTLLYKATKTIAVSLLYITSNFNDLDVTCNSPEMQTNSPLLSCCIDKQLPSLTGDWKVNGAINIAGIPSFTENCTEYKLIIKESLCPPDKAGTVTTYTCELHTGHGAKRSQHIRVRYFRAAQVTISSSTNSFVSEGYSFNLTCVSDVSNYDSISWKIQSGNNIKPVDCGTCIKNSRFPDMSVLTVKSATKEWNGTYICTFYQQHLQSSANMTIEVISLPLKQNILIDPIEASIPCTAQQTLECCVSADTMGNYSFEFVAEDIDCEAGKKNKGKLLCYMCKYRGRECSKEKNLTAYCKIMNSIEQEVRSENITLILKPGQEVSCSGNLGIGIEGSTLIKPCCQPNNKGGFTRGKIIYTCSNKSWMVKRNDCLSVPINNLLTSAESLVYSPESRAKLPSYLAELKEQTQRALSSGENSSANIGAIVSILDMISSIPADAEPAIITDFLSTVDSIVSKSTTKAWEDLEKQTVNSSSILNSVEKFSLLLQPVNNVIPPVSVKTLQLQGIVVTGKNTRNYNKNFRSTENLTVDVSIDRTEIETLTQNSTIISVMYSNLGHLLPQNEPEYVNGLLISTTVSSNRSQKFYINMTFAKKDLFLKTPQCVFWNFTLRKTEGGWDTRGCTPTEVDDYVICSCNHLTAFSILMSPDKSSQLIFEDFITYIGLGISILSLVACIIIESLVWKYVTNNTTSYMRHVCILNIATSLLIADTWFIVTASISDQNQQISRDICLVATFFIHLFYLCVFFWMLSLGLILFYRLVFILHDTSKTAQKAVAFFLGYGCPFVIAVITIAVTLPKNSYTRKDVCWLNWKDSKALLAFVLPALIIVALNLFITAVVIIKILRPTIGDRTNRQEKNSLFQIGKSVAILTPLLGLTWGFGLATIIKNSHRAFHILFALLNVLQGLFILVFGTLWDKKILEALLKRNSVSKWSSQQTKSTSLILVTPMLAMSYPFSRTFNNLCGKTGMCPEISLAEAQTRFCLHTHPQGLFYADIYQSRCLSM, encoded by the exons A tgcTTATTTTTGACCTTCCCCCTCTGGAGTACACTATTGACATTGAAATGAGCCTTATGGATTCATCTTTTCTGGAGCTGATCAGAGAGTATTTCAAAAAACTTCATCTTCCAATTTcaacaaatatttcaaatgctGAAATGACAATTTCAAACATCAACGTCACAACAG TCTGTCTGTCTAGCTGCTGTTCCTGTGAGGATGGATATGCCTGGCCAAGTCAGGGCTGTAGTGACTTGAAAGCCtgccctcctgccagcccagcacctgcCCTCTCCTGTGGCTACGTGAAGGAAATGCCTTTCTCTGGGCCTTACTGTGAGCCTCGGACTGAAG aCTCCTGTGGAATGGGAGACCCCGTTGTATTGAATATGTCAGTCAGACTCGACACAGACTTTTCTGATGATCTCAGCAATTCTTCTTCTGAATTACACAGACAATACAAAGCTGACCTTGAAAAAGCG TTCAATGATAGCTACAGGTGTTTACCAGGCTTCGTATCAGCAACAGTAACTGGTTTCAG GCCTGGAAGTGTTTTTGTGAACTACCAAGtaaaagcaggagcagcaagCTTTGACCAGATAGCAGAATCCAACAAGCTTGTACCACAATTTGTAAATGACTCGTACAGGCTGAACAAATCTACCTTCACAACAGAAATAACTG ATCAGACAAACTTCATTGTGACTCCTGTGGAGATTTTTGAAGGGGATACTGTAATACTCATTTGTGAGATAAATTCAACATCTGAGAATGTGACCTGGTACCACTTTGATCAGATCATCTCAACCAGCTTGAGATATTCAGTGGAGAAAAAAGTTTCAAGGAGAACCTCGAGAGCAATTCTTAAAATCATCAACAGCACAATAGAGGATTCTG GTTCCTACACGTGCACTTTCACAAACAGCAATCAGTTGTACACGTTGCTGTACAAGGCCACAAAAACAATAGCAGTCTCTCTGCTCTACATTACTTCAAATTTTAATGACCTCGATGTCACCTGCAACAGTCCTGAAATGCAGACAAACagtcctctcctgtcctgttgCATTGACAAGCAGCTCCCATCACTTACTGGAGACTGGAAAGTAAATGGAGCAATCAATATTGCAG GAATCCCCAGCTTCACTGAAAACTGCACTGAATACAAACTCATCATCAAAGAATCACTCTGCCCTCCTGATAAGGCAGGTACAGTGACAACCTACACGTGTGAGCTGCACACTGGACACGGTGCCAAGCGCAGCCAGCACATCAGAGTGAGGTATTTCAGGGCAG CTCAAGTAACCATTTCTTCAAGCACAAATTCATTTGTTTCTGAGGGATACTCGTTCAACCTAACCTGTGTAAGTGATGTGAGCAACTATGACAGCATCAGTTGGAAAATCCAGTCTGGAAATAACATAAAACCAGTAGACTGTGGAACGTGCATCAAAAATAGCAGATTTCCAGACATGTCTGTGCTCACAGTGAAGAGTGCCACAAAGGAATGGAATG GCACCTACATCTGTACATTCTaccagcagcacctgcagagctctgccaatATGACAATTGAGGTTATTTCCTTGCCTCTGAAGCAGAACATCCTGATAGATCCCATTGAAGCATCAATACCATGCACTGCACAGCAAACCCTTGAGTGTTGCGTGAGTGCTGACACCATGGGGAATTACAGCTTTGAATTTGTGGCTGAAGATATAGATTGTGAAGCTG GGAAAAAGAATAAGGGAAAGTTGCTTTGCTACATGTGCAAATACAGAGGAAGAGAatgcagcaaagagaaaaacctcACAGCATATTGCAAGATTATGAACAGCATTGAACAGGAAGTCAGGAGTGAAAATATAACACTGATCCTGAAACCTG GTCAGGAAGTTTCATGCTCTGGTAACCTTGGTATTGGAATAGAAGGGAGCACATTAATAAAGCCATGCTGTCAGCCAAATAACAAAGGAGGTTTTACCCGAGGCAAAATAATTTACACCTGCTCCAACAAATCATGGATGGTTAAAAGGAATGACTGTCTGTCTGTACCAATAAACAACCTGCTGACTAGTGCTGAG TCCTTGGTCTACAGTCCTGAGTCAAGAGCAAAGCTACCCAGCTACCTTGCAGAGCTTAAGGAACAGACACAAAGAGCCTTAAGCTCAGGAGAGAATTCTTCTGCAAACATAGGTGCAATTGTTAGCATCCTGGATATGatctcctccatcccagcagaTGCAGAGCCAGCCATAATTACA GATTTCCTCTCCACAGTGGACTCTATTGTGTCTAAGTCTACAACTAAAGCTTGGGAAGACCTGGAAAAGCAGACAGTCAATAGTTCCTCAATACTGAATTCCGTAGAAAAattttccctgctcctccaaCCAGTTAATAATGTCATTCCTCCTGTCTCTGTAAAAACCCTTCAGCTACAAGGTATAGTTGTCACAGGAAAGAACACCAGAAATTACAATAAGAACTTCCGCAGTACAGAAAACCTCACAGTTGATGTGTCCATTGACAGAACTGAAATTGAAACTCTAACCCAAAATTCAACCATCATCAGTGTGATGTACTCAAACCTTGGACATCTTTTGCCTCAGAATGAGCCTGAGTATGTGAATGGCTTGTTGATATCAACAACTGTGAGCAGTAACAGAAGCCAGAAGTTTTATATTAATATGACCTTTgcaaagaaagatttatttctaAAGACACCCCAGTGTGTCTTTTGGAACTTCACACTCAGAAAAACTGAAGGGGGCTGGGACACTCGTGGCTGCACACCCACAGAGGTGGATGATTATGTCATTTGCTCCTGCAATCACTTGACAGCATTCTCCATTCTGATGTCACCTGACAAATCCTCCCAGCTGATCTTTGAAGATTTTATTACCTACATCGGCCTGGGCATTTCAATCTTGAGTTTGGTGGCCTGCATTATAATCGAATCCTTAGTCTGGAAATATGTGACAAACAACACGACCTCCTACATGCGCCATGTCTGTATACTCAACATAGCGACATCACTCCTGATTGCTGACACCTGGTTCATTGTCACTGCCTCCATCAGTGACCAAAACCAACAGATAAGCAGAGATATCTGCCTTGTGGCCACCTTCTTCATCCATTTGTTCTACCTGTGTGTCTTTTTCTGGATGCTCAGCCTGGGCCTCATTCTTTTCTACAGACTGGTCTTCATCTTGCATGACACAAGCAAGACCGCTCAGAAAGCAGTGGCATTCTTCCTGGGATATGGCTGCCCCTTTGTCATTGCAGTCATCACCATTGCTGTCACACTGCCAAAGAACAGTTACACCAGAAAGGATGTCTGCTGGCTCAACTGGAAGGACAGCAAAGCTCTCTTGGCCTTCGTCCTACCTGCCCTGATCATCGTCGCCTTGAATTTGTTCATCACCGCGGTTGTTATCATAAAAATACTGAGGCCAACTATTGGGGACAGGACAAACAGGCAGGAGAAGAACTCTTTGTTTCAGATTGGCAAAAGTGTGGCCATCTTGACACCACTGTTAGGCCTCACCTGGGGATTTGGCCTTGCCACCATTATCAAAAACAGCCATCGAGCCTTCCACATCCTCTTTGCTCTGCTCAATGTTTTGCAG GGCTTATTCATTTTGGTGTTTGGGACTCTCTGGGATAAGAAG aTCCTAGAAGCCCTGCTGAAGAGGAattcagtgtccaaatggagtTCACAGCAAACAAAG tcaACCTCCCTGATCCTGGTGACACCAATGCTTGCTATGAGCTATCCATTTTCAAGAACCTTTAACAACTTATGTGGGAAAACAGGTATGTGCCCAGAGATCTCTCTTGCTGAAGCACAAACAAGGTTTTGCCTGCATACTCACCCTCAGGGTCTGTTTTATGCTGATATCTATCAATCTAGGTGCCTATCTATGTAG